The proteins below come from a single Loxodonta africana isolate mLoxAfr1 chromosome 20, mLoxAfr1.hap2, whole genome shotgun sequence genomic window:
- the C4BPB gene encoding C4b-binding protein beta chain, with protein sequence MFFRFLYYLVVVWLVSASDAKNCSEPPSVDNSIFVMHEVEGQALGTYFCLQGYHLVGKKTLSCNAFQDWDTPTPTCHLGHCPDPVLFNGEFNSSGPVNVNDKVTFQCVDHYILKGSSWSQCQENHTWVPPFPICQSEDCGPPENPTHGYFEGHDFNSGSNITFYCEKKYHLVGTQHQQCVNGEWSSALPVCEPAPKTEFEKALLAFQENKNLCQATESFMQRLKESGLILEELKYSLEMKKAELVAKTLL encoded by the exons ATGTTTTTTCGGTTTTTGTACTATCTTGTGGTTGTGTGGCTGGTTTCTGCCTCAGATG cGAAGAACTGTTCAGAGCCTCCCTCAGTGGACAATAGCATTTTTGTTATGCACGAGGTGGAAGGACAGGCTCTGGGAACTTACTTTTGTCTCCAGGGCTATCATCTGGTAGGAAAGAAAACCCTTTCTTGTAATGCCTTTCAGGATTGGGACACTCCCACTCCCACATGCCACT TGGGCCACTGTCCTGACCCTGTGCTGTTTAATGGTGAATTCAACTCCTCGGGGCCTGTGAATGTGAACGACAAAGTCACATTTCAATGCGTTGACCACTACATCCTCAAGGGCAGCAGTTGGAGCCAGTGTCAAGAGAACCATACCTGGGTGCCTCCCTTTCCCATCTGCCAAAGTG AAGACTGTGGCCCTCCTGAGAATCCAACTCACGGCTATTTTGAAGGACATGATTTCAACTCAGGATCTAATATTACCTTCTACTGTGAAAAGAA GTACCACTTGGTGGGCACCCAGCACCAGCAGTGCGTCAACGGGGAGTGGAGCAGTGCCCTTCCAGTCTGCGAGCCAGCCCCTAAGACTGAGTTTGAGAAGGCCCTT cTTGCCTTCCAGGAAAATAAGAATCTTTGTCAAGCCACAGAGAGCTTTATGCAAAGATTAAAGGAAAGTGGCCTCATACTGGAGGAACTGAAATACTCTCTGGAAATGAAAAAAGCTGAGCTGGTAGCAAAAACGTTGCTTTAA